In Streptomyces sp. NBC_00448, the following are encoded in one genomic region:
- the eccD gene encoding type VII secretion integral membrane protein EccD has protein sequence MTADGADGAGISVRKAAGPGPRGGRLSRVSLVGARRRMDLVLPSDEPVGRLLPDIIEMLDDRVATQPMLRQLVTSDGSVVPHDGTLRDAGVLDGTVLRLVRVQDVPSAPVVHDVTDEVAEDLDVRAWRWSPQARRITAGAALVGWLLVGGLLARVSYAPSAVAATLLALGAVLAVAGAVAGRTGRRGAATALITAAGPLAALGAWTLGDAEGWSAAGSFAGVAVMVFAALLLLGAFTPLGRAGVLGAVMVGVVAAVAEAAAAAQHGAGTAPRQAHTGAVLAVVCVVLLGVLPRLALTSAGLTALDDERADGASVSRHRVASALDAAHRGLVLATAVVGGGAAVAAVLALRTPTVWTVPLAVITALVLALRSRAYPLVIEVVLLLLAAAAVAVRGAVLWSDRSGAAGALAGCAVLGAFPLVLLAVEPPEHVRVRFRRLADTAEAAGVIALFPLLVGVFGVYGHLLDTFA, from the coding sequence ATGACCGCTGACGGTGCCGACGGCGCCGGGATATCCGTGCGGAAGGCCGCCGGCCCGGGTCCGCGGGGCGGCAGGCTGAGCCGGGTCAGCCTGGTGGGAGCCCGGCGCCGGATGGATCTGGTGCTGCCGTCCGACGAACCGGTGGGCCGGCTGCTGCCGGACATCATCGAGATGTTGGACGACCGGGTCGCCACGCAACCGATGCTCCGTCAACTCGTCACTTCCGACGGCTCGGTGGTGCCCCACGACGGCACCCTGCGCGACGCCGGGGTGCTGGACGGCACGGTGCTGCGGCTGGTCCGGGTGCAGGACGTGCCCTCGGCGCCGGTGGTGCACGACGTGACGGACGAGGTCGCCGAGGACCTCGACGTACGCGCCTGGCGGTGGAGCCCGCAGGCGCGCAGGATCACGGCCGGGGCTGCCCTCGTCGGCTGGCTGCTGGTCGGCGGTCTGCTGGCCCGGGTGTCCTACGCGCCGTCCGCCGTGGCCGCCACGCTGCTGGCCCTCGGCGCCGTACTGGCCGTGGCGGGCGCGGTGGCCGGGCGCACGGGGCGGCGCGGGGCGGCCACGGCGTTGATCACCGCGGCCGGACCGCTGGCGGCGCTCGGCGCATGGACGTTGGGCGACGCGGAGGGCTGGAGCGCGGCCGGCAGCTTCGCCGGGGTCGCGGTCATGGTCTTCGCCGCGCTGCTGCTGCTCGGCGCGTTCACACCGCTCGGCCGCGCGGGAGTGCTCGGCGCGGTGATGGTCGGGGTGGTCGCCGCCGTGGCGGAGGCCGCCGCTGCCGCACAGCACGGCGCGGGCACCGCACCGCGGCAGGCGCACACCGGCGCCGTGCTCGCGGTGGTCTGCGTGGTGCTGCTCGGCGTGCTGCCGCGGCTGGCGCTGACCTCGGCCGGCCTGACCGCGCTGGACGACGAGCGGGCCGACGGTGCCTCGGTCAGCCGGCACCGGGTGGCGTCGGCGCTCGACGCCGCCCATCGCGGGCTGGTGCTGGCCACGGCGGTGGTCGGTGGCGGCGCGGCGGTCGCGGCCGTACTCGCGCTGCGGACGCCCACGGTCTGGACGGTGCCGCTGGCGGTGATCACCGCGCTGGTACTGGCACTGCGCTCGCGGGCCTATCCCCTGGTGATCGAGGTGGTCCTGCTGCTGCTGGCCGCCGCGGCCGTCGCCGTGCGCGGCGCGGTGCTGTGGTCGGACCGGTCCGGCGCCGCGGGCGCGCTCGCGGGGTGCGCGGTACTCGGGGCCTTCCCGCTGGTGCTGCTGGCGGTGGAGCCGCCCGAGCACGTCCGGGTCCGCTTCAGACGGCTGGCGGACACCGCGGAGGCGGCCGGCGTCATCGCGCTGTTCCCCCTGCTGGTCGGGGTGTTCGGGGTGTACGGGCACCTGCTGGACACGTTCGCGTAG
- a CDS encoding immunity 49 family protein has product MVDSVRDEIEYMEHSPINFGGAMNTVELNFNAQCLLDPPGGGIDTWEAAVWAMQVHSAVFESATASGESVECRIGEKVRRLPVSGPSSAASAAGWVSAFWYAVICREQERMTRLCEVPIELLRESERLGGFEIDEYAYHWVDALQRYWLRRPGFVETLTEAIDLSHPDVATVADPEALNKLLYQPINLFYRFVTHNVDGFNDALVDALEAHKSYWTADEDRAKSASGNVPIGVLAVACLAYDGEIPIRVRSDYLPIKLLDRAWVGEFPTV; this is encoded by the coding sequence ATGGTGGATTCCGTGCGGGATGAAATCGAATACATGGAGCACTCGCCGATTAATTTTGGTGGGGCGATGAACACCGTTGAGCTGAATTTCAACGCCCAGTGTCTGCTGGACCCGCCTGGAGGCGGCATCGATACGTGGGAGGCTGCCGTTTGGGCGATGCAGGTCCACTCGGCTGTTTTTGAGTCTGCGACCGCTTCGGGTGAGAGCGTGGAGTGCCGGATCGGTGAGAAGGTCCGCCGCCTTCCGGTTTCTGGTCCGAGTTCCGCCGCCAGTGCCGCAGGTTGGGTGAGTGCGTTCTGGTACGCGGTCATCTGCCGTGAGCAGGAGCGGATGACCCGCCTGTGCGAGGTTCCCATCGAACTGCTGCGGGAGTCGGAACGGCTGGGCGGCTTCGAGATCGACGAGTACGCCTACCACTGGGTGGACGCGCTCCAGCGCTACTGGCTGCGTCGGCCTGGCTTCGTGGAAACCCTGACCGAGGCGATCGATTTGTCGCATCCGGACGTCGCGACCGTCGCGGACCCTGAGGCGCTCAACAAGCTTCTCTACCAGCCGATCAACCTGTTCTACCGGTTCGTCACGCACAATGTGGACGGCTTCAACGACGCGTTGGTGGACGCGCTGGAAGCACACAAGTCGTACTGGACCGCCGATGAGGACCGTGCGAAGAGTGCGTCGGGGAACGTGCCGATCGGCGTCCTCGCCGTCGCGTGCCTCGCCTACGACGGCGAGATCCCGATCCGCGTGAGGTCCGACTACCTCCCCATCAAGCTCCTCGACCGCGCCTGGGTGGGGGAGTTCCCGACCGTGTAG
- a CDS encoding DddA-like double-stranded DNA deaminase toxin, with protein MTAAPINPAEIPQFTGSLVQLEVEIEDLKTNAGLWRSSGSDVDTQFQGLSAFYKAPEADQLFATTAPVAAKSDDFATQLESVTSALDAYSTEVGPLTVKLAQLKHQATEFAASVAGDHHWTNDSKKVSHNNDLRHDVDVTVAAFWAAERACANKITALFGGTHYVQDDGSHAQNMYGIGANDLDHASELPWGDHVDRTYRWYNPKKYGHWVKSFVWDGFMVDGVWGTIKGLGTLVGTGGWHSMAEAWTNLAKLATGLTIMSFSPVLAPIFLATPGKYMPKWVRESRDAVKNTGKALVAWDEWKKNPARAAGAVTFNVLTVIASDGAGSAAKTGAAAKTLSVAAKAGRIVDPMTYIGKAGTYAVVKVSDLFKGVGDVDKITLPPDVVELPDGTVAIPVSPDGLADGVHVPDGVHVPEGAHAPVAGAPEHAIADPTNPAVHLHPDGELTRPDGSQVPPPHEPSAAERAAGHSVEPPDEPLASGVPHGASGPDRPPVLVGAGAHPAAEAAAHAPEPPPVRLTSDAPAPHLPGGGSLPHSGEPHLPGDGSLPRDPAAPHAAHDPSVSHEPPGGAQPANHESGMRPLGQEPAAGHGGGHDAGQAPHHPGGGSDPSAGTHDPSNEPAAVNHEASGTAHGDSLAAKANDTLSGVGSAVHPHVPEYVKDGPTRGIFNAGGADVPLRSGVKGPGQWFHEGDNFPGGPKSGRTYATTHVEGHAAGIMRDLEIDDADLYINRDTGPCSVAGACRFVLYKLLPKDATLRVHFPDGAGGITTWIFKGGQPRWTVG; from the coding sequence GTGACAGCGGCGCCCATCAACCCTGCGGAGATACCGCAGTTCACCGGCAGCCTCGTCCAACTCGAAGTGGAGATCGAGGACCTCAAGACCAACGCCGGGTTATGGCGCTCCTCGGGCTCCGACGTGGACACCCAGTTCCAGGGTCTGTCCGCGTTCTACAAGGCGCCCGAGGCGGACCAGTTGTTCGCCACCACCGCGCCGGTGGCCGCGAAGTCCGACGACTTCGCCACCCAGTTGGAGTCGGTGACCTCGGCGCTGGACGCGTATTCCACGGAAGTCGGCCCGCTCACGGTCAAGCTGGCGCAGCTGAAGCACCAGGCGACGGAGTTCGCGGCGAGCGTCGCCGGCGACCACCACTGGACCAACGACAGCAAGAAGGTCTCCCACAACAACGACCTGCGGCACGACGTGGACGTGACCGTGGCCGCGTTCTGGGCGGCCGAACGGGCCTGCGCCAACAAGATCACCGCGCTGTTCGGCGGCACCCACTACGTCCAGGACGACGGCAGCCACGCGCAGAACATGTACGGCATCGGGGCCAACGACCTGGACCACGCCTCAGAACTGCCGTGGGGCGACCACGTGGACCGCACGTACCGCTGGTACAACCCCAAGAAGTACGGCCACTGGGTGAAGTCGTTCGTCTGGGACGGCTTCATGGTCGACGGTGTGTGGGGCACGATCAAGGGCCTCGGCACGCTGGTGGGCACCGGCGGCTGGCACTCGATGGCCGAGGCGTGGACGAACCTGGCGAAGCTGGCCACCGGGCTGACCATCATGTCCTTCTCGCCCGTGCTCGCCCCTATCTTCCTCGCCACCCCCGGCAAGTACATGCCCAAGTGGGTGCGCGAGTCGCGCGACGCGGTGAAGAACACCGGCAAGGCGCTGGTCGCGTGGGACGAGTGGAAGAAGAACCCGGCCCGCGCGGCCGGTGCGGTCACCTTCAACGTGCTCACCGTCATCGCCTCCGACGGCGCGGGCAGCGCGGCGAAGACCGGCGCAGCGGCCAAGACACTGTCGGTGGCGGCGAAGGCCGGGCGGATCGTCGACCCGATGACGTACATCGGCAAGGCGGGCACCTACGCGGTGGTCAAGGTCAGCGACCTGTTCAAGGGCGTCGGCGACGTGGACAAGATCACGCTGCCGCCGGACGTGGTCGAACTGCCGGACGGGACCGTGGCGATCCCGGTCAGCCCGGACGGCCTCGCTGACGGGGTGCACGTGCCGGACGGGGTGCATGTTCCCGAGGGGGCGCACGCGCCGGTTGCGGGTGCGCCCGAGCACGCGATAGCCGATCCGACGAACCCGGCCGTGCACCTCCACCCGGACGGTGAACTCACCCGGCCCGACGGGAGTCAGGTTCCTCCGCCGCATGAGCCCAGTGCCGCCGAACGGGCGGCGGGGCACTCCGTGGAGCCGCCGGACGAGCCCCTCGCGTCCGGGGTGCCGCACGGCGCGAGTGGCCCGGACCGGCCGCCCGTCCTCGTGGGCGCCGGCGCCCACCCCGCGGCCGAGGCCGCCGCGCACGCCCCCGAGCCGCCCCCGGTCCGCCTCACCAGCGACGCCCCCGCCCCCCACCTCCCGGGCGGCGGCTCCCTCCCACACTCCGGGGAGCCCCACCTCCCGGGCGACGGGTCGCTCCCACGCGATCCGGCAGCGCCTCATGCCGCACACGACCCGAGCGTGAGCCACGAACCTCCGGGCGGCGCACAGCCCGCCAACCACGAGTCGGGCATGCGGCCACTCGGGCAGGAGCCTGCGGCCGGCCACGGCGGTGGACATGATGCCGGACAGGCTCCGCACCACCCGGGAGGCGGCAGCGATCCGTCAGCCGGAACGCATGACCCGTCCAACGAGCCGGCCGCGGTCAACCATGAGGCCTCGGGGACGGCCCATGGTGACAGCCTGGCAGCGAAGGCGAATGACACGCTCAGCGGGGTAGGTTCGGCAGTTCATCCCCATGTTCCAGAATATGTAAAGGATGGACCAACTCGAGGGATCTTCAACGCCGGGGGTGCCGACGTTCCGCTTCGAAGCGGCGTCAAGGGTCCTGGGCAATGGTTCCACGAAGGGGATAACTTCCCCGGCGGTCCGAAATCCGGCAGGACGTACGCAACGACTCATGTCGAAGGTCATGCGGCTGGAATAATGCGCGACCTCGAAATCGATGACGCCGATCTGTATATAAATCGTGATACCGGACCTTGTTCCGTTGCGGGAGCTTGTCGATTCGTTTTGTACAAGCTCCTGCCCAAGGACGCTACACTGAGAGTCCACTTCCCAGATGGCGCTGGTGGAATAACGACATGGATCTTCAAGGGAGGGCAGCCTCGATGGACGGTGGGGTAA
- a CDS encoding DUF6507 family protein, which produces MAKWDITPSGVQSVLNKVIKAADGLNDASTGLESGVTGAAAAAGTIKAGDYENGHAVLKPGRYGPPMPGAEGLVAAALGQFIQAHEKQLAYIAQRTTNSLTGARDATNEYVKGDLAMAAKAQQEALKEPVIHMPGDGGGNGGAK; this is translated from the coding sequence ATGGCGAAGTGGGACATCACGCCTTCGGGCGTCCAGAGCGTGCTGAACAAGGTGATCAAAGCCGCGGACGGGCTGAACGACGCCTCGACCGGCCTGGAGAGCGGTGTCACCGGCGCCGCCGCGGCTGCCGGGACGATCAAAGCGGGTGACTACGAGAACGGGCACGCCGTTCTCAAGCCGGGCCGGTACGGGCCGCCCATGCCGGGCGCGGAGGGGCTGGTGGCCGCGGCGCTCGGCCAGTTCATCCAGGCCCACGAGAAGCAGCTCGCCTACATCGCCCAGCGCACCACCAACTCCCTCACCGGCGCGCGCGACGCGACCAACGAGTACGTCAAGGGCGACCTGGCGATGGCCGCGAAGGCGCAGCAGGAGGCGCTCAAGGAACCGGTGATCCACATGCCGGGAGACGGCGGAGGCAACGGGGGCGCGAAGTGA
- a CDS encoding pore-forming ESAT-6 family protein, translating to MGSSSDRRSYDTDASSEVQGGLQGIISRLEQVLTERDQAVKAAMADFTADGVSAEYHGKEVRWNRAAGEVRDIIRLVRTTLEQNDGTAQSTAARAKAAVDGIG from the coding sequence ATGGGAAGTTCCAGCGACCGCAGGTCGTACGACACGGACGCGTCCAGCGAGGTGCAGGGCGGCCTTCAGGGGATCATCAGCCGCCTGGAGCAGGTGCTGACCGAGCGCGACCAGGCGGTCAAGGCGGCGATGGCGGACTTCACGGCTGATGGCGTGTCAGCCGAGTACCACGGCAAGGAAGTTCGCTGGAACCGGGCGGCGGGCGAGGTGCGGGACATCATCCGGCTCGTGCGGACCACCCTTGAACAGAACGACGGTACGGCGCAGTCGACGGCCGCGCGGGCGAAGGCAGCGGTGGACGGGATCGGTTGA